The following coding sequences are from one Pelagicoccus sp. SDUM812003 window:
- a CDS encoding acetyl-CoA hydrolase/transferase family protein produces MRTLKEITPEEAASYVSNGMTVGFSGFTPAGAAKVVPKAIAAKAREEHQFGRDFKIGVITGASTGDSLDGELARADAVAWRTPYQSNKYLRGNINLGKTKFFDMHLSVLPQNLRYGFLGEVDVAVIEASEVQPDGKIILSTSVGATPTICNIAEKVIIEVNEFHSNSVHGMHDIYEPLDPPMRRPIQLSTCSGRIGTEYLQIDPNKIVGIVRTNLPDENGGFKEPDELTNKIGENVATFLAGELHSGRIPHSFLPIQSGVGNIANAVLGAIGANPDIPAFEMYSEVIQDSVVKLMEAGHIRFASATSLTLSPELLTHVYNNLDFFKPRFLLRPQEISNHPELVRRLGIISINTAIEVDIFGNVNSTHVMGKEMMNGIGGSGDFTRNAFISIFTCPSIAKGGKISAIVPLVSHTDHSEHSVQVLITEQGIADLRGKSPEGRARSIIEHCVHPSYKADLEKYFTAVTANRGHTPQTLADAFSMHQRFMETGDMRSNPA; encoded by the coding sequence ATGAGGACATTGAAAGAAATCACTCCAGAGGAAGCTGCTTCGTACGTGAGCAACGGCATGACCGTGGGCTTCAGCGGATTCACTCCAGCTGGCGCCGCCAAGGTCGTACCAAAGGCCATCGCCGCCAAGGCCCGTGAAGAGCACCAGTTTGGAAGAGACTTTAAGATCGGCGTAATCACTGGAGCCTCCACCGGAGACTCCCTCGACGGAGAGCTGGCCCGAGCCGACGCCGTCGCGTGGCGCACGCCCTACCAATCGAACAAATACCTTCGCGGAAACATCAACCTGGGAAAAACCAAGTTCTTCGACATGCACCTTTCGGTGCTGCCGCAGAATCTGCGTTACGGATTCCTGGGCGAAGTGGACGTAGCGGTTATCGAAGCCAGCGAGGTACAGCCAGACGGAAAGATCATCCTTTCCACTTCCGTGGGAGCCACTCCCACCATCTGCAATATCGCGGAAAAGGTGATCATCGAGGTCAACGAGTTCCACTCGAATTCCGTGCATGGCATGCACGACATCTACGAGCCGCTCGATCCTCCTATGCGTCGTCCGATCCAGCTGTCCACCTGCTCCGGACGCATCGGCACCGAATACCTGCAGATCGATCCCAACAAGATCGTGGGCATCGTGCGCACCAACCTTCCCGACGAAAACGGCGGCTTCAAGGAACCGGACGAACTCACCAACAAGATCGGAGAAAACGTCGCCACCTTCCTCGCTGGCGAACTTCACAGCGGCCGCATTCCGCATTCATTTCTCCCGATCCAATCGGGCGTGGGCAACATCGCCAACGCGGTGCTGGGAGCCATCGGAGCCAACCCCGACATCCCCGCTTTCGAAATGTACTCGGAAGTCATCCAGGACTCGGTGGTCAAGCTCATGGAGGCCGGACACATTCGCTTCGCCAGCGCTACTTCCCTCACCCTGAGCCCGGAACTGCTAACCCACGTCTACAACAATCTGGATTTCTTCAAGCCGCGCTTCCTGCTGCGTCCTCAGGAGATCTCCAACCATCCGGAACTCGTGCGTCGCTTGGGTATCATTTCCATCAATACCGCCATCGAGGTGGATATTTTCGGAAACGTGAACAGCACCCACGTCATGGGCAAGGAGATGATGAACGGTATCGGCGGCTCGGGCGACTTCACCCGCAACGCCTTCATCTCCATCTTCACCTGCCCTTCCATCGCCAAGGGCGGCAAGATCAGCGCCATCGTTCCTTTGGTCAGTCACACCGACCACAGCGAACACAGCGTACAGGTTCTCATCACCGAACAAGGCATCGCCGACCTGCGTGGGAAGAGCCCGGAAGGACGCGCCCGCTCCATCATCGAGCACTGCGTGCACCCGAGCTACAAGGCCGATCTGGAGAAATACTTCACCGCCGTCACCGCCAACCGAGGTCACACTCCGCAAACGCTGGCCGACGCTTTCAGCATGCACCAGCGTTTCATGGAAACCGGCGACATGCGCAGCAACCCAGCGTAA
- a CDS encoding MerR family transcriptional regulator, whose translation MTYSIGEFSRIARVTVKALRLYHDRGLLVPDFVDPESGYRYYAPDQVSDARVIQALKAMGFSLAEIKQLLEECVEDGELVAHLNAKRRDLETKVSSFRKSIDEIDGILRVTPSGEELEGNAHEVEEKQIPAMLVAGYRMKGRYDEVGKGFKVLGRHAGRFISGRAMCLYYDGEYKEEDADIEPCFEVKRAVDKEGVASRELPGGTALTYLFKGPYERLSEGYAKLFEVVKREGAKLVSPSREVYHKGPGMILKGNPEKYLTEIQFLVE comes from the coding sequence ATGACTTATTCGATTGGTGAGTTCTCTCGCATTGCTCGCGTGACGGTGAAGGCTTTGCGACTGTATCACGACCGCGGGCTGCTGGTTCCGGATTTCGTGGATCCAGAAAGTGGATACCGCTACTACGCTCCGGATCAGGTTTCGGATGCTCGCGTGATTCAAGCGCTCAAGGCGATGGGCTTTTCGCTGGCAGAGATCAAGCAGCTGCTGGAGGAATGCGTGGAGGATGGCGAACTGGTCGCTCATTTGAATGCCAAACGACGCGACTTGGAAACGAAGGTATCGTCGTTTCGCAAGTCGATCGACGAAATCGACGGGATTCTTCGCGTGACGCCATCTGGCGAAGAACTGGAGGGCAACGCTCACGAGGTGGAGGAGAAGCAGATCCCTGCGATGCTGGTGGCTGGCTATCGCATGAAGGGGCGCTATGACGAGGTGGGAAAGGGGTTCAAGGTTCTTGGTCGACATGCGGGCCGTTTCATTTCCGGTCGGGCGATGTGCTTGTATTACGATGGGGAATACAAGGAGGAGGACGCGGATATCGAACCCTGTTTCGAAGTGAAGCGAGCGGTGGACAAGGAAGGGGTAGCGTCTCGCGAGCTGCCGGGCGGGACCGCTTTGACCTATCTGTTCAAGGGGCCATACGAACGCCTGTCGGAGGGCTATGCCAAGCTGTTCGAAGTCGTCAAACGGGAGGGAGCTAAGCTGGTGTCCCCGTCGCGCGAGGTCTACCACAAGGGTCCGGGCATGATCTTGAAGGGCAACCCGGAGAAGTACCTGACGGAGATCCAGTTTTTGGTGGAGTAG
- a CDS encoding GyrI-like domain-containing protein has translation MKKIDYKKELMELYRPSSKSVSSVDVPPLRYLMIDGAGAPESKEFEQAMEALYPLAYTLKFMSKQSDAGIDFVVMPLEGLWWADDMDAYLERRLDEWRWTLMIMQPDCVSEDMVAAALERVRKKNNPAALDRVRFEVYEEGECAQIMHLGPYSEEGPNVERLHAFIAEQGKERALKHHEIYLSDPRRAAPEKLRTVLRQPMR, from the coding sequence ATGAAGAAGATCGACTACAAGAAAGAGCTCATGGAGCTCTATCGCCCCAGCTCCAAATCTGTGTCTTCGGTCGACGTGCCGCCGCTTCGCTATCTTATGATCGATGGCGCCGGCGCCCCGGAGTCGAAGGAGTTCGAGCAAGCCATGGAGGCTTTGTATCCATTGGCGTATACGCTCAAGTTCATGTCGAAGCAGAGCGATGCGGGCATAGACTTCGTGGTGATGCCTCTGGAGGGGCTCTGGTGGGCCGACGATATGGACGCCTACCTGGAACGTCGCCTCGACGAGTGGCGCTGGACGCTAATGATCATGCAGCCGGATTGCGTGAGCGAGGACATGGTAGCGGCCGCGCTTGAGCGCGTCAGAAAGAAGAATAATCCGGCCGCTTTGGATCGGGTACGATTCGAGGTTTACGAGGAAGGCGAATGCGCCCAAATCATGCATTTAGGGCCGTATAGCGAGGAAGGTCCGAATGTGGAAAGACTGCATGCCTTTATCGCTGAGCAAGGCAAGGAACGGGCCCTGAAGCACCATGAAATCTATTTGAGCGATCCGAGACGGGCGGCCCCGGAAAAGCTCCGTACGGTGCTGCGTCAACCCATGCGCTAG
- a CDS encoding ribbon-helix-helix protein, CopG family, with translation METFIDVRKGDVMLSTQPLMSKADDKKSKRRNTSLRLDSEMLKALKRRAIDEETSVQRILEKLIRDYLKKT, from the coding sequence ATGGAAACTTTCATTGACGTCCGAAAGGGTGACGTCATGCTGTCAACTCAACCGCTCATGTCCAAAGCCGACGACAAGAAGAGCAAGCGCAGGAACACGTCCCTGCGCCTCGACAGCGAAATGCTGAAGGCCTTGAAACGGAGAGCCATCGACGAGGAGACTAGCGTGCAGAGAATCCTCGAAAAGCTGATACGGGACTATCTCAAGAAAACCTAG
- a CDS encoding CHAD domain-containing protein, whose product MPLHEITYRWHYAPSEDLTSFPSTLAGYHVDQSGEDRSLVELFDSFDQILRKTGLVLEFRDQHLSLVDASDLVSDRIGQQLDTLSVPIRWQDLPSGYLRSFLETALDLRAALPLIRIHISTRNFDLRNQDRKIVARLTQIAIKPEKSNLHHSVITLEPLIGYQDDAELIAAAIDDFPNSLPNPPPLLESLLQAIDFPDPPPKPQNAVTLEPEQSAQEAVLAIARVMVEAARKNEAGIIDDIDTEFLHDYRVSIRKLRSVLALIKGVFPSDETRKLKSLLGSFAKATNGLRDLDVYLLAEESYRSMVPASLRSGLDRVFSDFRKGRSKELLRVRRRLQSKSYQSEAKRLESFFHQDEPSSAKRSDIPIGELSAAEIYRHYKLVAKQGAAIDQETPDEDVHELRIECKKLRYLLELFASLYPADEIKIIIKSLKRLQNTLGDFNDLSVQQIALTNYLQETPNLERKTAAALGGLITRLGVMQDQRRRSVSKRFVQFNDRDTKLRFKTLFSPERKAVS is encoded by the coding sequence ATGCCACTTCACGAAATCACCTACCGCTGGCACTACGCCCCGAGCGAAGACCTGACAAGCTTCCCATCCACTCTTGCGGGTTATCACGTCGACCAGAGCGGTGAGGACCGCTCCTTGGTGGAGCTCTTCGATTCCTTCGATCAGATCCTAAGAAAGACCGGCCTCGTCCTTGAATTCCGCGACCAGCACCTCTCTCTCGTGGACGCGAGCGACCTGGTTTCCGACAGGATCGGCCAGCAACTCGACACGCTTTCGGTTCCTATCCGATGGCAAGACCTGCCCTCCGGATACCTTCGCAGTTTTCTGGAGACCGCTCTCGACCTCAGGGCGGCTCTCCCTCTCATCCGTATCCATATATCCACTCGCAACTTCGACCTGCGCAACCAGGACCGGAAGATCGTCGCTCGTCTGACGCAGATCGCCATCAAGCCGGAGAAATCCAATCTCCACCACAGCGTTATCACGCTCGAACCGCTCATCGGGTATCAGGACGACGCGGAGCTCATCGCCGCTGCCATCGACGACTTCCCCAACTCCTTGCCCAACCCGCCACCATTGCTGGAATCCCTTCTTCAAGCGATAGATTTCCCCGATCCGCCTCCCAAACCGCAAAACGCCGTGACGCTCGAGCCCGAGCAATCCGCTCAGGAGGCCGTGCTCGCTATCGCTCGCGTCATGGTCGAGGCAGCTCGCAAAAACGAAGCCGGAATCATCGACGATATCGATACGGAGTTCCTTCACGACTACCGCGTATCGATCAGAAAACTACGCTCCGTTCTCGCCTTGATCAAAGGCGTTTTTCCCAGCGATGAAACGCGGAAGCTGAAATCCCTGCTCGGTTCCTTCGCCAAAGCCACCAACGGGCTTCGAGACCTCGATGTCTACCTGCTTGCAGAGGAAAGCTACCGCAGCATGGTCCCCGCCAGCCTGCGATCAGGACTCGACCGCGTATTCTCCGACTTTCGAAAAGGCCGCTCGAAGGAGCTGCTGCGCGTTCGCCGGCGCTTGCAGTCCAAATCCTACCAAAGCGAAGCCAAGCGCCTCGAATCGTTTTTCCACCAAGACGAGCCATCGAGCGCCAAACGAAGCGACATCCCAATCGGAGAGCTCTCCGCAGCCGAAATCTATCGCCACTACAAGCTCGTCGCCAAGCAAGGCGCCGCGATCGACCAGGAAACGCCCGACGAAGATGTGCACGAGCTGCGCATCGAATGCAAGAAGCTGCGCTACCTGCTCGAGCTTTTCGCATCCCTCTACCCGGCGGACGAAATCAAGATCATCATCAAAAGCCTAAAACGCCTGCAAAACACGTTGGGCGACTTCAACGATCTCTCCGTTCAGCAAATCGCGCTGACAAACTACCTGCAGGAAACGCCCAATCTCGAACGAAAGACCGCCGCCGCCCTGGGAGGCCTGATCACAAGGCTCGGCGTCATGCAGGACCAGAGAAGGCGCAGCGTATCCAAACGTTTCGTACAGTTCAACGATCGCGACACCAAGCTACGTTTTAAAACGCTGTTCTCCCCTGAACGAAAGGCGGTTTCATGA
- a CDS encoding AAA family ATPase: protein MSIIACYSSKGGVGKTSAAINLAHASSQAGNHTLLVDLDQQGASSFYCRVRPPKRHRAKKILSDREALSDAIRETDHSGLHLLPAHQSYRNFDALLDGMKRSNRQLAKVIDQIASEYDHLILDCPPSLSHVAENVFRAADTILVPLVPTTLSLRTYEQLKAFFEKSGYKRKKIHPFFSMVDQRKRLHRDIMQALRESEKRILDTEIPYSAQIEAMGLHREPVACFAPKHKSSLAFQRLWQEIDPS, encoded by the coding sequence ATGAGCATCATCGCCTGCTACAGCAGCAAAGGCGGCGTGGGCAAGACCTCCGCCGCCATCAACCTGGCCCACGCCTCTTCCCAAGCGGGCAACCATACCCTGCTGGTGGACCTGGACCAGCAAGGAGCTTCCTCCTTCTACTGTCGGGTACGCCCGCCCAAACGGCATCGAGCGAAAAAGATCCTCTCCGACCGCGAAGCCCTGAGCGATGCCATCCGCGAAACCGACCACAGTGGCCTTCACTTGCTGCCGGCCCACCAGTCGTACCGAAACTTCGATGCGCTGCTCGACGGCATGAAGCGGTCCAATCGGCAACTGGCTAAGGTCATCGATCAAATCGCCAGCGAATACGACCACCTGATTCTCGATTGCCCGCCCTCTCTGAGCCATGTCGCGGAAAACGTCTTTCGCGCCGCGGACACCATCCTCGTGCCGCTGGTCCCCACCACGCTTTCCCTGAGAACCTACGAGCAACTGAAGGCCTTCTTCGAGAAGAGCGGCTACAAGCGCAAAAAGATCCACCCCTTTTTCTCAATGGTGGACCAGCGAAAGCGGCTGCACCGCGACATCATGCAAGCGCTGCGCGAATCCGAAAAACGAATACTGGATACGGAAATCCCATACTCCGCCCAGATCGAAGCCATGGGGCTTCACCGCGAGCCAGTGGCCTGCTTCGCCCCCAAGCATAAAAGCAGTCTTGCGTTCCAGCGTCTTTGGCAGGAAATCGACCCCTCGTAA
- a CDS encoding CYTH domain-containing protein, with protein sequence MPANQEIERKFLLDSLPSQLGQAESSQLRQGYLSVEDAEVRLRQSDDRYTLTCKRGDGLVRDEAEIDVSQSQFETLWPLTSGRRLEKTRYRLPYQGLLIEIDVYHGILKPLRVAEIEFPDRESSDAFIPPDYFAREVTDDSRYKNRSLCQFGVPN encoded by the coding sequence ATGCCTGCTAACCAAGAAATCGAACGCAAGTTCCTGCTCGACTCGCTTCCCTCACAATTGGGGCAAGCCGAGTCCTCCCAGCTTCGCCAAGGCTACCTCAGCGTGGAGGACGCCGAGGTCCGCCTGCGGCAATCGGATGACCGCTACACCCTGACCTGCAAGCGAGGCGACGGTCTCGTGCGGGACGAAGCGGAGATAGACGTTTCCCAAAGCCAGTTCGAAACGCTCTGGCCATTGACAAGCGGTCGGCGGTTGGAGAAGACGCGCTACCGCCTCCCCTACCAAGGCCTACTGATTGAAATCGACGTCTATCACGGTATATTGAAGCCGCTTCGAGTGGCTGAGATCGAGTTTCCAGACCGCGAATCCAGCGACGCTTTCATTCCTCCAGACTATTTCGCCCGCGAAGTCACCGATGACAGCCGATACAAGAATCGGTCGCTTTGCCAATTCGGCGTTCCAAACTAA
- a CDS encoding NUDIX domain-containing protein: MPNYQVGVFATTGKNSDKVILVTSRTGERWIFPKGNTEKGRSDRKVAEEEALEEAGIIGTLKSGYTEFEVSYGETKYLRLYQMKVKKLLDKYPESKERKRAVLTMEEAYKRLGPDLQKCLKKLAQKHL, encoded by the coding sequence ATGCCGAACTATCAAGTTGGAGTTTTCGCCACGACTGGAAAAAACAGTGACAAAGTCATACTGGTCACTTCACGTACCGGCGAGCGCTGGATCTTCCCCAAAGGCAATACCGAAAAAGGGCGCTCCGACCGCAAAGTCGCGGAAGAGGAGGCCCTCGAAGAAGCGGGCATCATTGGCACTTTGAAATCTGGATACACCGAGTTCGAGGTCTCCTACGGCGAAACCAAGTACCTCCGTCTCTATCAAATGAAAGTGAAGAAGCTGCTCGATAAATACCCCGAGAGCAAAGAACGAAAACGGGCCGTGCTCACGATGGAAGAAGCGTACAAGCGCCTCGGGCCCGACTTGCAAAAGTGCCTGAAAAAGCTCGCTCAAAAGCATCTCTGA
- the asd gene encoding archaetidylserine decarboxylase (Phosphatidylserine decarboxylase is synthesized as a single chain precursor. Generation of the pyruvoyl active site from a Ser is coupled to cleavage of a Gly-Ser bond between the larger (beta) and smaller (alpha chains). It is an integral membrane protein.) yields MSDIRFYNRYTGQTQVEEVYGESFLRWTYETAMGRVGLWLLAKRAVFSHWYGWRMNKPSSKRKILPFVATYGLKEEEFLDPVETYSNFNDFFYRKLKPEARPVAEGASSVALPADARHLAIADLENCDGLYVKGQRFDLPTFLGDAALAERFADGVAVISRLCPVDYHRYHSPVSGKLMRQRLINGDLYSVSPIALRRSASYLWQNKRVLTELETESLGTVAFVAIGATCVGSIIMTAKEGQSVSKGDELGYFAFGGSCVVSLFEKGRLQLSEDLKRYGAKQLEVYARVGDELGRVS; encoded by the coding sequence ATGTCGGACATTAGATTCTACAACCGCTACACCGGACAGACGCAAGTCGAGGAAGTCTACGGTGAGTCCTTTCTTCGCTGGACTTACGAGACCGCCATGGGACGTGTCGGCCTTTGGCTGCTCGCCAAGCGCGCCGTGTTTTCCCATTGGTACGGTTGGAGGATGAATAAGCCGTCCTCCAAACGGAAGATTCTCCCTTTCGTCGCGACCTATGGTCTGAAGGAAGAGGAGTTTCTGGATCCGGTGGAAACGTATTCGAATTTCAACGACTTCTTCTATCGGAAACTGAAACCCGAAGCCCGACCAGTCGCTGAGGGAGCGTCCTCAGTGGCTCTGCCCGCGGACGCGCGCCATCTGGCCATAGCTGATCTGGAAAACTGCGATGGCTTGTACGTGAAAGGGCAGCGATTCGATTTACCCACGTTTCTCGGTGACGCCGCCCTGGCGGAACGGTTCGCCGATGGCGTCGCGGTGATCTCGCGACTGTGTCCCGTCGACTACCATCGCTACCATTCCCCTGTATCCGGAAAGCTGATGCGCCAGCGTTTGATCAACGGGGACCTCTACAGCGTGAGCCCTATCGCTCTGCGTCGTTCGGCCAGCTACCTTTGGCAGAACAAACGCGTGCTCACCGAGCTGGAGACGGAATCGCTCGGCACGGTAGCCTTTGTGGCGATCGGAGCGACCTGCGTCGGCTCCATCATCATGACGGCGAAGGAAGGGCAGTCGGTCTCCAAGGGTGACGAGCTCGGCTATTTCGCTTTTGGCGGTTCCTGTGTGGTGAGCCTTTTCGAAAAAGGCCGACTGCAGTTGAGCGAGGATCTTAAGCGCTACGGAGCCAAGCAGCTCGAGGTCTACGCCCGAGTTGGCGACGAGCTAGGGCGTGTCTCGTAG
- the asnS gene encoding asparagine--tRNA ligase, with the protein MTRQLVVDLLASESEREEVLVKGWVRTRRDSKTFFFLEINDGSSLKSLQIVVNEGVPGYDESKGITTGAAVSVKGRLVASQGKGQSWEVQAVELQLIGAADDSFPLQKKRHSNEYLREIAHLRPRTNLFGAVFRIRSKLAFAIHRFFQDRKFFYVHTPIVTASDCEGAGELFRVTTLDTENPPRGEDGKIDYSQDFFGKSTYLTVSGQLEGETYATALGNIYTFGPTFRAENSHTSRHASEFWMVEPEMAFCDLQEDMTLAEDFVKSVIAEVMESCSADLELFFNFVDKELKQRLEFVVSRPFKRLPYTEAIELLQSSGKTFEHPVQWGVNLQSEHERYLTEEHFKCPVTVYDYPKTLKPFYMRANDDGKTVAAMDVLVPGIGEIVGGSQREERLELLLENMKQHGISEDDYWWYVDLRRYGSVPHAGFGLGFERLLMFVTGVTNIRDVIPFPRVPGHAEF; encoded by the coding sequence ATGACGCGTCAGTTAGTTGTCGATCTATTAGCCAGCGAATCGGAGCGGGAGGAGGTTCTCGTGAAAGGTTGGGTGCGCACGCGGCGCGACTCGAAGACCTTTTTCTTCCTGGAAATCAACGACGGCTCTTCGCTGAAATCGTTGCAAATCGTGGTGAACGAAGGCGTGCCGGGCTACGACGAATCCAAGGGGATAACAACTGGGGCGGCTGTATCCGTAAAAGGGAGACTCGTCGCTTCGCAGGGCAAGGGTCAGTCGTGGGAGGTGCAAGCCGTAGAGCTGCAGCTGATCGGCGCCGCCGACGATAGCTTTCCGCTGCAGAAGAAGCGGCACAGCAACGAATACCTGCGCGAGATCGCCCATTTGCGCCCCCGCACCAACCTTTTCGGAGCCGTATTCAGAATCCGGAGCAAGCTGGCCTTCGCCATCCACCGTTTCTTTCAGGATCGAAAGTTCTTCTACGTGCATACGCCCATCGTGACAGCCAGCGATTGCGAGGGGGCGGGCGAGCTGTTCCGTGTCACAACTTTGGATACGGAAAATCCGCCTCGCGGCGAAGATGGAAAAATTGACTATTCGCAGGACTTTTTCGGCAAGTCGACCTACCTCACGGTGAGCGGACAGCTGGAGGGCGAAACCTATGCCACCGCACTGGGAAACATCTACACCTTCGGTCCCACCTTTCGGGCGGAAAACTCCCACACCTCGCGCCATGCCAGCGAGTTCTGGATGGTGGAGCCGGAGATGGCATTTTGCGACCTCCAGGAGGACATGACGCTGGCGGAAGACTTCGTGAAATCGGTCATCGCAGAGGTGATGGAAAGCTGCTCCGCTGATCTGGAGCTGTTTTTCAACTTCGTCGACAAGGAGCTCAAGCAGCGGCTGGAGTTCGTGGTTTCCCGTCCCTTCAAGCGCTTGCCCTATACCGAAGCGATCGAGCTGCTCCAGTCGAGCGGCAAGACCTTCGAACATCCGGTGCAGTGGGGTGTGAACCTGCAATCGGAGCATGAACGCTACCTCACCGAAGAGCATTTCAAATGTCCGGTCACGGTCTACGACTATCCGAAGACGCTTAAGCCATTCTACATGCGCGCCAACGACGACGGAAAGACGGTGGCTGCCATGGACGTGCTGGTGCCGGGCATCGGCGAGATCGTCGGAGGCAGCCAGCGGGAGGAGAGGCTTGAGCTGCTGCTCGAAAACATGAAGCAGCACGGCATTTCCGAAGATGACTACTGGTGGTATGTCGATCTGCGTCGCTATGGCAGCGTGCCGCACGCTGGCTTCGGGCTCGGTTTCGAACGCTTGCTGATGTTCGTGACCGGCGTGACCAACATCCGTGACGTCATTCCCTTCCCGCGCGTGCCCGGTCACGCTGAGTTTTAA
- a CDS encoding LptF/LptG family permease, which translates to MFSVADRYVFREWLKAFVLVLGSMFGLLILFEIQDSFGDLLSYEASVGEITFYYSILAPSFLTIALPASILVSILYSLGQLHRANEFVAFRAAGMSVFRVTRSIWLACFFASAGLWYLNSSLIPWSVEQSDRLILNLRLSQEAREAQSDDEVGIVKGLSFDNRKDGRMWFINRYSQYKSQAYGVTVSVMDEQRREVRRVMARYGYYDEVEGHWVLFDGRDIQYDLEDDEKTTMPPFDRLDAVDLDDDPELMMLFQKKPKDLSFLQLKRITDNFTQDDNPNVLTYEARLHALMASAASCLIVAGIAIPFAVSGVRTNPAVGVSKSIGLFFAFYLLTSVLNALGREGALPPEWAAWTPMVFMILLAYVLMRRVR; encoded by the coding sequence ATGTTCAGCGTCGCCGACAGATACGTATTTAGAGAGTGGCTCAAAGCCTTCGTGCTGGTGCTCGGCTCCATGTTCGGATTGCTCATCCTGTTCGAGATCCAGGACAGCTTCGGCGACTTGCTCAGCTACGAGGCCTCGGTCGGCGAGATCACCTTCTACTATTCCATCCTGGCCCCCAGCTTTCTGACCATCGCTTTGCCGGCTTCCATCCTTGTATCCATTTTATACTCCTTGGGCCAGCTGCACCGCGCCAACGAGTTCGTGGCTTTCCGAGCCGCCGGCATGAGCGTGTTTCGGGTGACGCGCTCCATCTGGCTGGCGTGCTTCTTCGCGTCGGCCGGTCTGTGGTACCTCAACTCCAGCCTGATTCCATGGTCGGTGGAGCAGTCGGATCGCCTCATTCTCAACCTGCGTCTTTCCCAAGAGGCCCGCGAGGCCCAAAGCGACGACGAGGTAGGGATCGTGAAGGGCCTGTCCTTCGACAATCGCAAGGACGGCCGCATGTGGTTCATCAACCGCTACAGCCAGTACAAAAGCCAGGCCTACGGAGTGACGGTTTCCGTGATGGATGAGCAGCGTCGCGAAGTGCGCCGCGTCATGGCTCGCTACGGCTACTACGACGAAGTTGAAGGGCATTGGGTGCTCTTCGACGGCCGTGATATCCAATACGATCTCGAGGATGACGAAAAGACGACCATGCCGCCGTTCGATCGGCTCGACGCGGTCGATCTCGATGACGATCCGGAGCTGATGATGCTCTTTCAAAAGAAGCCCAAGGACCTATCGTTTCTGCAGCTCAAGCGCATCACCGACAATTTCACGCAAGACGACAATCCAAACGTTCTCACCTACGAGGCCAGGCTGCACGCCCTCATGGCCAGCGCCGCCAGTTGCCTCATCGTAGCTGGCATCGCCATCCCCTTCGCGGTGTCTGGCGTACGCACCAATCCCGCGGTGGGCGTATCCAAATCGATCGGACTGTTTTTCGCCTTCTATCTCTTGACCAGCGTTCTCAACGCCCTCGGCCGCGAAGGCGCTCTACCGCCGGAGTGGGCGGCCTGGACGCCTATGGTGTTCATGATCCTGCTGGCCTACGTCCTGATGCGGAGGGTGCGTTAG